The Populus nigra chromosome 14, ddPopNigr1.1, whole genome shotgun sequence genome has a segment encoding these proteins:
- the LOC133672431 gene encoding probable galactinol--sucrose galactosyltransferase 5, with amino-acid sequence MGSSLSKSSSGASGLVDGNSKSLISLEGSNFAANGRIFLSDVPDNITLSPSLCTEKSISSGAGSFVGFDSKESKDRHVVPIGKLRNIKFASIFRFKVWWTTHWVGSNGRDLEHETQMVMLDKSDDSGRPYVLLLPLLEGPFRASLQPGDDDNVDVCVESGSTKVCGAGFRSVVYMHAGDDPYNLVKEAMKVVRMHLGTFKLLEEKTPPGIVDKFGWCTWDAFYLTVHPQGIWEGVKGLVEGGCPPGLVLIDDGWQSISHDEDPITKEGMNATVAGEQMPCRLLKFEENYKFRDYASPKSLANGATEKGMGAFIKDLKEEFNSVDYVYVWHAFCGYWGGLRPNVPGLPPAQVVQPKLSPGLEMTMKDLAVDKILSTGVGLVPPEIVDQMYEGLHSHLEKVGIDGVKVDVIHLMEMVCENYGGRVDLAKAYFKALTASVRKHFKGNGVIASMQHCNDFMFLGTEAISLGRVGDDFWCTDPSGDPNGTFWLQGCHMVHCAYNSLWMGNFIHPDWDMFQSTHPCAEFHAASRAISGGPIYVSDAVGKHNFPLLKRLVLPDGSILRCEYHALPTRDCLFEDPLHDGNTMLKIWNLNKFTGVVGAFNCQGGGWCRETRRNQCASQFSHLVTAKTNPRDIEWSSGKNPVSIEGVQMFALYLSQSKKLVLSKPDENIEIALEPFNFELITVSPVTILAGKSVHFAPIGLVNMLNTGGAIQSLAYTDDAKSTVQIGVKGSGEMRVFASEKPRACKIDGREVAFEYEEHMVTTQVPWSSLSGLSIVEYLF; translated from the exons ATGGGATCGAGCCTAAGCAAATCTAGTTCTGGTGCTTCAGGGCTGGTTGATGGCAATAGCAAGTCTTTGATATCTCTCGAGGGATCAAACTTTGCTGCCAATGGCCGCATCTTTCTCTCTGATGTCCCAGATAACATTACCCTCTCTCCCTCCCTTTGTACTGAAAAATCAATATCCTCTGGTGCCGGATCCTTTGTGGGGTTTGACTCGAAAGAATCCAAAGACAGGCACGTTGTCCCTATTGGGAAACTGAGGAACATAAAGTTCGCGAGCATATTCAGGTTCAAGGTTTGGTGGACAACCCACTGGGTTGGCTCCAATGGAAGAGATCTTGAACATGAGACTCAAATGGTCATGCTTGACAAGTCTGATGATTCAGGCCGACCCTACGttctccttcttcctcttcttgaaGGGCCTTTCCGAGCTTCTCTCCAGCCGGGCGACGACGACAACGTTGATGTTTGTGTGGAAAGTGGGTCCACAAAAGTTTGTGGAGCCGGATTCCGGAGTGTTGTTTACATGCATGCAGGTGATGATCCATACAATCTGGTGAAGGAGGCCATGAAGGTGGTGAGGATGCATCTGGGTACTTTCAAGCTTCTGGAGGAGAAAACTCCTCCCGGTATAGTGGATAAGTTTGGTTGGTGCACATGGGATGCATTCTATCTTACCGTGCACCCTCAAGGTATCTGGGAAGGTGTCAAGGGTCTTGTCGAAGGTGGGTGCCCACCTGGTCTTGTGTTGATTGATGATGGCTGGCAATCCATTAGTCATGATGAAGACCCCATCACAAAAGAAGGCATGAATGCTACTGTTGCAGGTGAACAGATGCCTTGCCGACTATTGAAGTTCGAAGAGAATTACAAATTCAGGGACTATGCCAGTCCTAAGAGTTTGGCAAATGGTGCCACCGAGAAAGGCATGGGGGCTTTTATCAAGGATTTGAAGGAAGAATTTAACAGTGTGGACTATGTTTATGTGTGGCATGCCTTCTGTGGCTACTGGGGTGGGCTAAGGCCTAATGTCCCTGGTTTGCCTCCAGCACAAGTTGTTCAGCCAAAGTTGTCGCCGGGATTGGAGATGACGATGAAGGATCTGGCTGTCGATAAGATTCTGAGCACCGGCGTCGGGCTGGTGCCGCCGGAGATTGTAGATCAGATGTACGAAGGACTTCATTCACACTTGGAGAAGGTTGGGATTGACGGTGTCAAGGTGGACGTTATTCAT TTGATGGAAATGGTGTGTGAAAACTATGGTGGCAGAGTAGACCTGGCAAAGGCATATTTCAAGGCATTGACAGCATCGGTGAGGAAGCATTTCAAAGGAAATGGTGTCATAGCTAGCATGCAACACTGCAACGATTTCATGTTCCTTGGAACAGAGGCCATCTCTCTTGGTCGTGTTG gtgatgatttctggtgTACAGATCCATCTGGTGATCCTAATGGCACATTTTGGCTTCAAGGATGCCATATGGTGCACTGTGCTTATAACAGCCTATGGATGGGCAACTTCATCCATCCAGATTGGGATATGTTCCAGTCTACTCATCCCTGTGCTGAATTCCACGCCGCTTCTAGGGCGATTTCTGGAGGTCCAATTTATGTCAGTGATGCTGTAGGGAAGCACAACTTTCCGTTGCTCAAGAGGCTGGTGTTGCCCGACGGTTCAATTCTCCGGTGTGAGTACCATGCACTTCCAACCAGGGATTGCCTCTTTGAGGATCCTCTGCATGATGGCAATACCATGCTCAAGATTTGGAACCTCAACAAG TTTACTGGAGTTGTCGGAGCATTTAACTGCCAAGGAGGAGGATGGTGCCGCGAGACAAGACGCAACCAATGTGCATCCCAATTTTCTCACCTGGTGACTGCTAAGACCAACCCTCGAGACATTGAATGGAGCAGTGGCAAGAACCCAGTTTCCATCGAAGGAGTACAGATGTTTGCACTGTACCTGTCCCAGTCCAAGAAGTTGGTTCTCTCCAAGCCGGACGAGAACATTGAAATAGCACTGGAACCGTTCAATTTCGAGCTTATTACAGTGTCCCCAGTTACCATCCTAGCTGGAAAATCAGTCCATTTTGCTCCTATAGGTTTGGTGAACATGCTCAACACTGGCGGTGCTATCCAGTCACTGGCTTATACTGATGATGCCAAGAGCACAGTCCAAATTGGCGTCAAGGGAAGCGGAGAAATGAGGGTCTTCGCTTCAGAGAAACCAAGAGCTTGCAAAATTGATGGAAGAGAGGTTGCCTTTGAGTATGAAGAACACATGGTTACCACTCAAGTGCCATGGTCTTCTCTATCTGGCCTATctattgttgaatatttattttag